One window from the genome of Diabrotica virgifera virgifera chromosome 6, PGI_DIABVI_V3a encodes:
- the LOC126886939 gene encoding centromere/kinetochore protein zw10 homolog isoform X2, whose protein sequence is MSQVNEKIVEFTTQLDCKEYLRCKQIITGLEKTLADIPEDELVEVIDELKFYVKEKSIGLAHEVENIFKENVITQRKDSTASIKISSNISTLEQALLAMFYNETDTLKYNSKLSEFNRFLWNNFFVPIVDNIVDIKIDQNEKYSLVELVIKEADKKSEYGVVFSNIKTLLSFLEQHFSFPLTTPDNELTTLKYIGLDIRDNLSELLIKHCLQDTIPSTVEGLKNYKVVIEETEKLEKALKHSKLFSEDATPLIEYANNIDILFINKKCSEYCVQSEQIMKKDLHDMIEVGEPYDPDNPLDCGVGQFLQCCISKNVIELLNFCEKILQQSIKGSDVNAGRILVTIQNIFRNYTKLVPEYHNKLLKTIPQQVALFHNNCFYIAHKLIEWNGTYLFRLPSTLNISSTGFELEVCQLRQVGSEIFNNYVKGQMKQINEIMKDSGLEEVALAGELQPVTEKCVRQCIRQQELLKTVWHKVLSYQIYNETLGIVLNSLCTNIITPIVSFEDISTNLGEQLVELIKIILSRGPKLFTDSKEISIYVSSWYKLNELNFVLGASLMDISDRWADGKGPLALQFKPLELKTLIRALFQNTDRRAAVLARIQE, encoded by the coding sequence ATGTCCCAGGTCAATGAGAAAATAGTTGAGTTTACCACTCAACTAGACTGCAAAGAGTACCTAAGATGCAAGCAAATCATTACTGGTTTAGAAAAAACCCTGGCAGACATACCTGAAGATGAACTAGTGGAAGTTATTGATGAATTAAAATTCTATGTCAAGGAAAAATCAATAGGGCTAGCTCATGAAGTTGAAAACATATTTAAAGAAAATGTAATCACACAACGTAAAGACAGTACAGCTAGTATTAAAATTTCATCAAATATTAGTACTTTAGAACAAGCTTTACTGGCTATGTTTTATAATGAGACTGATACCCTTAAATACAATTCCAAATTGAGTGAGTTCAATAGGTTTTTGTGGAACAACTTTTTTGTTCCTATAGTTGATAACATTGTAGATATTAAAATAGACCAAAATGAAAAGTATTCATTAGTAGAATtagttattaaagaagctgaCAAGAAATCAGAGTATGGTGTAGTTTTTTCCAATATAAAGACTCTTTTGAGTTTTCTAGAGCAGCATTTTAGTTTTCCATTAACAACTCCAGATAATGAACTAACTACATTGAAATATATTGGTCTGGATATCCGAGATAATTTATCAGAGCTACTAATAAAGCATTGTCTACAGGATACTATACCTTCTACAGTTGAAGGCTTAAAAAACTACAAAGTAGTAATTGAGGAGACTGAAAAATTGGAAAAAGCCTTGAAACACTCTAAACTATTTTCCGAAGATGCTACTCCTTTAATAGAATATGCAAATAACATTGATATACTGTTCATTAACAAGAAATGTAGTGAGTATTGTGTGCAGTCAGAGCAAATTATGAAAAAAGATTTGCATGATATGATAGAAGTTGGAGAGCCTTACGATCCAGATAATCCATTGGATTGTGGAGTTGGACAATTTTTGCAATGTTGCATATCAAAAAATGTGATAGAATTGCtgaatttttgtgaaaaaatcttGCAACAATCTATTAAAGGCAGTGATGTGAATGCAGGCAGGATTTTGGTAACGATACAGAATATTTTTAGGAACTACACAAAATTGGTGCCCGAATACCACAATAAGTTGTTGAAGACTATACCTCAACAAGTGGCACTATTCCACAATAATTGCTTTTACATAGCTCACAAGCTGATAGAATGGAACGGGACATACTTATTCAGGCTCCCTTCTACTCTTAACATTTCCAGTACGGGTTTCGAGCTAGAGGTGTGCCAGTTGAGACAAGTGGGCTctgaaatatttaataattacgTTAAAGGACAGATGAAACAAATAAACGAAATAATGAAAGATAGTGGACTAGAAGAAGTTGCTTTAGCCGGAGAATTACAGCCAGTTACAGAAAAATGTGTCAGGCAGTGCATTAGACAACAAGAACTGTTGAAAACTGTGTGGCACAAAGTTCTATCGTACCAGATATATAATGAAACTTTAGGTATTGTACTTAACTCTCTTTGTACGAATATTATCACACCTATAGTCAGCTTTGAAGACATATCGACTAATTTAGGAGAGCAGTTGGTGGAACTCATAAAAATCATACTCAGTAGAGGTCCAAAGTTATTCACCGACAGCAAAGAAATAAGTATATATGTATCCTCGTGGTATAAACTCAATGAGCTCAATTTTGTTTTGGGAGCAAGTTTAATGGACATCAGTGACCGTTGGGCGGACGGTAAAGGTCCATTGGCGCTGCAGTTTAAGCCGCTGGAGCTAAAGACACTCATAAGAGCTCTGTTTCAGAATACAGATAGGAGAGCCGCTGTATTAGCTAGAATTCAAGAATAG